TAGTTTCATAAGTTCCCCTTTACACAGTTATTAGATCTTTCAAGGCTTCAAAAAATTTATCGCCTATTCCCCTAATATTTTTAATATCTTCAATTTTATCAAATCTTTGTTCCTGTCTATAATCTAAAATAGCTTGAGCTCTTTTTTCTCCAATATTAGGCAAGGTCATTAACTCTTCTTTGCTAGCTGTATTAATGTTTATTTTGGAGTTTGTAGATTTGTTTTGATCAGTAGTTAGTACATTATATCCAGTATCAGTGTTTAAATTTTCATTTTTATTGGGTATATAAATTTTCATCTGATCTTCTAGTTTGAGGGCTAGGTTGATATTATTTACATCAGCTTCTTCTTTTAGCCCTCCAGCTCTTTTTACCAAGTCGTCAAGTCTCTCGTCATCTCTTATTTCATAAACTCCGGGAGTATTTATCTCACCTGTTATATAGACTTTCTTATCAACAAAATGATTTTCTTCACTAAGATCTTCTTCTTTTTCCTCTACGTGAGCAGTCGTATCTTCTAA
This window of the Anaerococcus mediterraneensis genome carries:
- a CDS encoding helix-hairpin-helix domain-containing protein, whose amino-acid sequence is MPKDRKDKVIFAIIIALAFIIANLFSNNILPDVFNKKDDELILEDTTAHVEEKEEDLSEENHFVDKKVYITGEINTPGVYEIRDDERLDDLVKRAGGLKEEADVNNINLALKLEDQMKIYIPNKNENLNTDTGYNVLTTDQNKSTNSKININTASKEELMTLPNIGEKRAQAILDYRQEQRFDKIEDIKNIRGIGDKFFEALKDLITV